In Vigna angularis cultivar LongXiaoDou No.4 chromosome 8, ASM1680809v1, whole genome shotgun sequence, one DNA window encodes the following:
- the LOC108344662 gene encoding UV-B-induced protein At3g17800, chloroplastic isoform X1 gives MSFIAFAELSMEAAATATVLTPASAPPRPSVFFRGPSALAFPSNLAFSTKLSTSVSVSISKQCHGRLRVGSKRGFVVRAASSFPETSEPSSNVAPLKLESPIGQFLSQILISHPHLVPAAVERQLEQFQTDLDGDNQKREPSASGTELVLYRRIAEVKAKERKKALEEILYALVVQKFMDADISLIPSLTPNQSGRVDSWPSEDGKLEELHSPEAYEMIQNHLALILGNRLGDSTSVAQISKIRVGQVYAASIMYGYFLKRVVQRFQLEKTMKILPNMAEENSIQQTVIDDSRISGGKGPSHVMSHPEISARPGGGISSGGFGNGSKVSRLRTYVMSFDSETLQRYATLRSKESLSIIEKHTEALFGRPEIVVTPEGVIDSSKDENIKISFGSLKRLVLEAVTFGSFLWDVESYVDARYHFVLN, from the exons atGTCTTTCATCGCTTTCGCAGAGCTGTCAATGGAAGCGGCTGCGACGGCTACTGTCCTTACACCAGCGTCCGCTCCGCCTAGGCCGTCGGTTTTCTTCCGAGGACCTTCCGCACTCGCCTTCCCTTCCAATCTTGCCTTCTCCACTAAG TTGAGCACTTCTGTATCTGTCTCCATCTCCAAGCAATGTCATGGGAGACTCAGAGTTGGAAGTAAAAGGGGTTTTGTAGTTAGAGCTGCATCATCGTTTCCAGAGACATCTGAACCAAGTTCCAATGTTGCTCCACTTAAACTGGAGTCTCCAATCGGCCAGTTTCTCTCTCAGATTTTAATTAGTCATCCACATCTTGTGCCTGCTGCTGTAGAGCGGCAACTTGAGCAATTCCAAACTGATCTTGATGGTGATAATCAAAAGAGAGAGCCTTCTGCTTCAGGCACCGAATTAGTTCTGTACAG GAGAATTGCTGAGGTTAAGgctaaagaaaggaaaaaggcTTTAGAAGAGATATTGTATGCATTGGTGGTGCAAAAGTTTATGGATGCCGACATTTCTCTCATACCCTCCTTAACCCCAAACCAATCTGGTCGGGTTGATTCATGGCCAAGTGAAGATGGAAAATTGGAGGAGCTTCATTCACCTGAAGCCTACGAAATGATCCAAAACCACTTGGCTCTCATTTTGGGCAACCGTTTAGGGGATTCAACATCTGTCGCTCAGATCAGCAAAATCAGAGTAGGACAGGTCTATGCAGCTTCAATAATGTATGGATACTTTCTTAAGCGGGTTGTCCAAAGGTTCCAGCTGGAGAAGACAATGAAGATTCTTCCTAATATGGCAGAGGAGAATAGCATTCAACAAACTGTTATAGATGATTCAAGAATTAGCGGTGGAAAGGGCCCTTCTCATGTCATGTCTCATCCTGAAATTTCTGCTAGGCCTGGTGGTGGAATCAGCTCAGGGGGATTTGGTAACGGTTCAAAAGTCTCAAGGTTGCGTACCTATGTGATGTCCTTTGATAGTGAGACATTACAGAGATATGCAACACTAAGATCTAAAGAGTCTCTTAGCATCATTGAGAAGCACACTGAAGCATTGTTTGGAAGACCTGAAATTGTTGTTACACCAGAGGGGGTGATCGATTCTTCGAAGGATGAGAACATCAAAATTAGCTTTGGTAGCTTGAAGAGACTTGTTCTAGAAGCTGTTACTTTTGGTTCTTTTCTGTGGGATGTTGAGAGCTACGTTGACGCAAGGTATCATTTTGTCCTGAACTGA
- the LOC108344019 gene encoding uncharacterized protein LOC108344019 isoform X1 has product MAREAFILKESALLSLRALKSLMTLICAAAMLLLLPFRGSRRVSPAEKPSSKEECHHRKGTMVRIPAKMMSRKSSVGVVVARRELAIRRVVEDDDQRCVREYWILGTKRGDTIFTQCWTPIYHKIRGVVLLLHGLNEHSSRYSDFAKQLNANGYKVYGMDWSGHGGSDGLHAYVHSLDDAVSDMKVFVEKILNENHGLPCFCYGHSTGAAIILKALLDPKVEASIVGATFTSPAVGVEPSHPIFVALAPILAFLLPTYQCNSAYKKGIPVCRDPEALHAKYSDPLVCTGSLRIRTGYEILRITTYLQQNFRKLRVPFQVLHGTADSVTDPDASRKLYEQASSTDKTIKLYEGFSHDLLFEPEREDITRDIIQWLNSRI; this is encoded by the exons ATGGCGAGAGAGGCTTTCATTTTGAAGGAAAGCGCCTTGTTATCTCTCAGAGCATTGAAGAGCTTGATGACGTTGATATGTGCGGCTGCTATGCTGCTGCTGCTGCCATTCAGAGGGTCGAGGAGGGTGTCTCCGGCCGAGAAGCCTAGCAGCAAGGAGGAATGCCACCACCGGAAAGGCACAATGGTGCGCATACCGGCGAAGATGATGTCAAGAAAAAGTAGTGTTGGTGTGGTGGTGGCAAGGAGGGAATTGGCCATAAGGAGGGTGGTGGAGGATGATGATCAAAGGTGTGTGAGGGAGTATTGGATTTTGGGAACCAAAAGGGGTGACACCATTTTCACACAATGTTGGACACCAATTTATCACAAGATAAG GGGAGTCGTTCTTCTTCTGCATGGTCTAAATGAACACAG TAGCAGATATAGTGATTTTGCAAAGCAGCTGAATGCTAATGGTTACAAAGTTTATGGAATGGATTGGAGTG GACATGGTGGAAGTGATGGGCTACATGCATATGTCCATTCTCTTGATGATGCTGTTTCTGATATG AAAGTATTTGTTGAGAAGATTCTCAATGAAAATCATGGGCTTCCATGTTTCTGCTATGGACACTCAACAGGTGCAGCCATTATTCTGAAG gCACTGCTTGATCCAAAGGTTGAAGCCAGCATAGTTGGTGCTACATTCACCTCACCAGCAGTTGGAGTGGAGCCTTCTCATCCAATTTTCGTG GCACTTGCACCTATACTTGCATTTTTGCTGCCAACATATCAATGCAATTCTGCATATAAGAAGGGAATACCGGTCTGTAGAGATCCAGAAGCTCTGCATGCAAAATATTCAGACCCTCTAGTATGTACTGGATCTCTGAGAATACGTACAGGCTATGAAATTCTTCGAATTACAACGTACTTGCAACaaaatttcagaaaacttaGAGTTCCATTTCAAGTTCTCCATGGCACTGCTGATTCTGTTACTGATCCTGATGCTTCTCGAAAACTGTATGAACAGGCATCCTCAACAGACAAAACTATCAAACTGTATGAAGGATTCTCACATGACCTCCTCTTTGAACCTGAACGAGAGGACATCACAAGGGACATAATTCAATGGTTGAATAGTAGAATATGA
- the LOC108344019 gene encoding uncharacterized protein LOC108344019 isoform X2, translating into MAREAFILKESALLSLRALKSLMTLICAAAMLLLLPFRGSRRVSPAEKPSSKEECHHRKGTMVRIPAKMMSRKSSVGVVVARRELAIRRVVEDDDQRCVREYWILGTKRGDTIFTQCWTPIYHKIRGVVLLLHGLNEHSRYSDFAKQLNANGYKVYGMDWSGHGGSDGLHAYVHSLDDAVSDMKVFVEKILNENHGLPCFCYGHSTGAAIILKALLDPKVEASIVGATFTSPAVGVEPSHPIFVALAPILAFLLPTYQCNSAYKKGIPVCRDPEALHAKYSDPLVCTGSLRIRTGYEILRITTYLQQNFRKLRVPFQVLHGTADSVTDPDASRKLYEQASSTDKTIKLYEGFSHDLLFEPEREDITRDIIQWLNSRI; encoded by the exons ATGGCGAGAGAGGCTTTCATTTTGAAGGAAAGCGCCTTGTTATCTCTCAGAGCATTGAAGAGCTTGATGACGTTGATATGTGCGGCTGCTATGCTGCTGCTGCTGCCATTCAGAGGGTCGAGGAGGGTGTCTCCGGCCGAGAAGCCTAGCAGCAAGGAGGAATGCCACCACCGGAAAGGCACAATGGTGCGCATACCGGCGAAGATGATGTCAAGAAAAAGTAGTGTTGGTGTGGTGGTGGCAAGGAGGGAATTGGCCATAAGGAGGGTGGTGGAGGATGATGATCAAAGGTGTGTGAGGGAGTATTGGATTTTGGGAACCAAAAGGGGTGACACCATTTTCACACAATGTTGGACACCAATTTATCACAAGATAAG GGGAGTCGTTCTTCTTCTGCATGGTCTAAATGAACACAG CAGATATAGTGATTTTGCAAAGCAGCTGAATGCTAATGGTTACAAAGTTTATGGAATGGATTGGAGTG GACATGGTGGAAGTGATGGGCTACATGCATATGTCCATTCTCTTGATGATGCTGTTTCTGATATG AAAGTATTTGTTGAGAAGATTCTCAATGAAAATCATGGGCTTCCATGTTTCTGCTATGGACACTCAACAGGTGCAGCCATTATTCTGAAG gCACTGCTTGATCCAAAGGTTGAAGCCAGCATAGTTGGTGCTACATTCACCTCACCAGCAGTTGGAGTGGAGCCTTCTCATCCAATTTTCGTG GCACTTGCACCTATACTTGCATTTTTGCTGCCAACATATCAATGCAATTCTGCATATAAGAAGGGAATACCGGTCTGTAGAGATCCAGAAGCTCTGCATGCAAAATATTCAGACCCTCTAGTATGTACTGGATCTCTGAGAATACGTACAGGCTATGAAATTCTTCGAATTACAACGTACTTGCAACaaaatttcagaaaacttaGAGTTCCATTTCAAGTTCTCCATGGCACTGCTGATTCTGTTACTGATCCTGATGCTTCTCGAAAACTGTATGAACAGGCATCCTCAACAGACAAAACTATCAAACTGTATGAAGGATTCTCACATGACCTCCTCTTTGAACCTGAACGAGAGGACATCACAAGGGACATAATTCAATGGTTGAATAGTAGAATATGA
- the LOC108343840 gene encoding transcription termination factor MTERF5, chloroplastic, with the protein MKTFSSIQLPHHFYCARFLSYTTTRTQLSFPAKVFICQAKSGIDGSLNLKVVSPTLLVAEKEEAKAVLALFLKKRGLSNAVAARTINKSDLFIDHLVSKLHSKHRSWYLAGRELTTLEIRDALIPYLESLFEEHGDILVDVVENYPNPPVKDKSAVPVPPSSPVLDSKKLKAVSLVSETDSDGGNLRPHIVYLMELGMDIEQIRSITHRFPAFAYYSLEGKVKPVVEFFLELGVPREHIPIILSKRPQLCGFSLSENLKPTMKFLESLGIDKKQWPKLIYRFPALLTYSRQKVMESIDFLLELGLSEENIGKILTRCPNIVSYSVEDNLRPTAKYFHSLGADVGILLFRCPQNFGLSIEANLKPITAFFLERGYTLEEIGTMISRYGALYTFSLTENLIPKWDFFLTTGYPNSELVKFPQYFGYSLEKRIKPRFAIMKKSGVKLLLNQVLSLSSNNFDKALKKKMKKMQDG; encoded by the exons ATGAAGACTTTCTCCTCAATTCAACTACCCCACCATTTTTATTGTGCAAGATTCTTGTCCTACACAACCACAAG GACTCAACTTTCTTTTCCTGCAAAGGTCTTCATTTGCCAGGCAAAATCAg GTATAGATGGGTCATTGAATTTAAAAGTGGTGTCTCCCACTCTGTTAGTAGCAGAAAAGGAAGAAGCCAAGGCTGTATTGGCCTTGTTCTTGAAGAAGCGAGGTTTGAGCAATGCGGTTGCTGCTAGAACCATCAACAAGTCAGATCTTTTTATTGATCACCTTGTCTCAAAGCTTCATTCTAAACACAGATCTTGGTATCTTGCAG GAAGAGAGCTTACAACTTTGGAGATCAGGGATGCTCTTATCCCTTATCTTGAATCTCTGTTTGAAGAGCATGGTGACATTCTAGTGGATGTCGTGGAAAACTATCCAAACCCACCTGTTAAGGACAAATCTGCAGTGCCAGTTCCTCCTTCTAGTCCAGTCTTAGACTCTAAGAAGCTTAAAGCTGTGTCACTAGTGAGTGAGACAGACTCAGATGGTGGCAATCTGCGCCCTCATATTGTCTATCTCATGGAACTTGGTATGGATATTGAGCAGATTCGGAGTATCACACATCGATTCCCAGCTTTTGCCTACTATAGCTTGGAGGGTAAAGTTAAGCCAGTGGTTGAGTTTTTTCTTGAACTTGGGGTTCCAAGAGAGCACATTCCCATTATCCTCAGTAAAAGGCCTCAGTTATGTGGTTTCAGTCTATCTGAAAATCTTAAACCCACCATGAAGTTCTTAGAGTCATTGGGTATTGACAAGAAGCAATGGCCAAAGCTGATCTATCGCTTCCCAGCCCTGCTAACTTATAGCAGGCAGAAAGTGATGGAAAGCATAGATTTCCTTCTTGAATTGGGCCTATCTGAAGAGAATATAGGTAAGATTTTAACTCGTTGCCCCAATATCGTTAGTTATAGTGTAGAGGACAATCTCCGACCCACAGCAAAGTACTTCCATTCTTTGGGGGCTGATGTTGGCATTCTTCTATTCAGATGCCCACAGAATTTTGGACTTAGCATTGAGGCCAACCTGAAACCTATAACAGCATTTTTCTTGGAGAGGGGATACACTTTGGAAGAAATTGGTACCATGATTTCAAGATATGGAGCCTTGTATACTTTTAGCTTGActgaaaatttgattccaaaatgGGATTTCTTTTTGACCACAGGATACCCAAACTCTGAGCTGGTTAAATTTCCTCAGTATTTTGGATACAGTTTagagaaaaggattaaacctagaTTTGCAATCATGAAGAAATCTGGGGTAAAGTTACTGCTGAACCAGGTTCTTTCTCTGTCAAGCAACAACTTTGACAAGGccttgaaaaagaaaatgaaaaaaatgcaaGATGGTTAG
- the LOC108344662 gene encoding UV-B-induced protein At3g17800, chloroplastic isoform X2 — translation MEAAATATVLTPASAPPRPSVFFRGPSALAFPSNLAFSTKLSTSVSVSISKQCHGRLRVGSKRGFVVRAASSFPETSEPSSNVAPLKLESPIGQFLSQILISHPHLVPAAVERQLEQFQTDLDGDNQKREPSASGTELVLYRRIAEVKAKERKKALEEILYALVVQKFMDADISLIPSLTPNQSGRVDSWPSEDGKLEELHSPEAYEMIQNHLALILGNRLGDSTSVAQISKIRVGQVYAASIMYGYFLKRVVQRFQLEKTMKILPNMAEENSIQQTVIDDSRISGGKGPSHVMSHPEISARPGGGISSGGFGNGSKVSRLRTYVMSFDSETLQRYATLRSKESLSIIEKHTEALFGRPEIVVTPEGVIDSSKDENIKISFGSLKRLVLEAVTFGSFLWDVESYVDARYHFVLN, via the exons ATGGAAGCGGCTGCGACGGCTACTGTCCTTACACCAGCGTCCGCTCCGCCTAGGCCGTCGGTTTTCTTCCGAGGACCTTCCGCACTCGCCTTCCCTTCCAATCTTGCCTTCTCCACTAAG TTGAGCACTTCTGTATCTGTCTCCATCTCCAAGCAATGTCATGGGAGACTCAGAGTTGGAAGTAAAAGGGGTTTTGTAGTTAGAGCTGCATCATCGTTTCCAGAGACATCTGAACCAAGTTCCAATGTTGCTCCACTTAAACTGGAGTCTCCAATCGGCCAGTTTCTCTCTCAGATTTTAATTAGTCATCCACATCTTGTGCCTGCTGCTGTAGAGCGGCAACTTGAGCAATTCCAAACTGATCTTGATGGTGATAATCAAAAGAGAGAGCCTTCTGCTTCAGGCACCGAATTAGTTCTGTACAG GAGAATTGCTGAGGTTAAGgctaaagaaaggaaaaaggcTTTAGAAGAGATATTGTATGCATTGGTGGTGCAAAAGTTTATGGATGCCGACATTTCTCTCATACCCTCCTTAACCCCAAACCAATCTGGTCGGGTTGATTCATGGCCAAGTGAAGATGGAAAATTGGAGGAGCTTCATTCACCTGAAGCCTACGAAATGATCCAAAACCACTTGGCTCTCATTTTGGGCAACCGTTTAGGGGATTCAACATCTGTCGCTCAGATCAGCAAAATCAGAGTAGGACAGGTCTATGCAGCTTCAATAATGTATGGATACTTTCTTAAGCGGGTTGTCCAAAGGTTCCAGCTGGAGAAGACAATGAAGATTCTTCCTAATATGGCAGAGGAGAATAGCATTCAACAAACTGTTATAGATGATTCAAGAATTAGCGGTGGAAAGGGCCCTTCTCATGTCATGTCTCATCCTGAAATTTCTGCTAGGCCTGGTGGTGGAATCAGCTCAGGGGGATTTGGTAACGGTTCAAAAGTCTCAAGGTTGCGTACCTATGTGATGTCCTTTGATAGTGAGACATTACAGAGATATGCAACACTAAGATCTAAAGAGTCTCTTAGCATCATTGAGAAGCACACTGAAGCATTGTTTGGAAGACCTGAAATTGTTGTTACACCAGAGGGGGTGATCGATTCTTCGAAGGATGAGAACATCAAAATTAGCTTTGGTAGCTTGAAGAGACTTGTTCTAGAAGCTGTTACTTTTGGTTCTTTTCTGTGGGATGTTGAGAGCTACGTTGACGCAAGGTATCATTTTGTCCTGAACTGA
- the LOC108344658 gene encoding annexin D5: protein MATLTVPPVPPSPRDDALQLYRAFKGLGCDTSAVINLLAHRDATQRAYIQQEYKTMYSEELSKRLASELSGKLESAVLMWLKDPAGRDASIIRKSLVEIRSLEGATEVICSRTPSQLQYLKQVYHSLFGVYLEHDIQANTSPGSDHQKLLLAYISTPRPEGPEVNREIAQKDAKVLYKAGEKKLGTDEKSFIHIFSERSAAHLAAVSAYYHDMYGHSLKKAIKNETSGLFELALLTIVQCAIHPGKYFAKVLHKAMKGLGTDDSTLIRVIVTRTEVDMQYIKAEYSKKHKKTLNDAVHSETSGHYRAFLLSLLGPNI from the exons ATGGCTACTTTGACTGTGCCCCCAGTTCCTCCTTCTCCTAGAGATGATGCACTGCAACTTTACCGTGCCTTTAAGG GATTGGGTTGTGATACCAGTGCTGTTATCAATCTTCTTGCTCATCGTGATGCTACACAGCGTGCCTACATCCAACAAGAGTACAAAACAATGTATTCTGAGGAACTTTCCAAACGTTTAGCTTCAGAGCTTAGTGGAAAGTTAGAG AGTGCAGTTCTGATGTGGTTGAAAGACCCTGCAGGACGTGATGCATCAATCATTAGGAAGTCTCTGGTAGAGATCCGAAGCCTTGAAGGTGCTACTGAAGTTATATGTTCACGAACTCCATCTCAGCTGCAGTATTTAAAACAGGTCTACCATTCATTGTTTGGTGTTTATCTTGAGCATGATATTCAAGCAAACACCAGCCCCGGGAGTGATCATCAAAAG TTGTTGCTTGCATATATAAGCACACCTCGTCCTGAAGGCCCTGAAGTTAACAGAGAAATTGCTCAGAAGGATGCAAAAGTTCTTTACAAAGCAGGGGAGAAGAAACTAGGAACTGATGAAAAGTCCTTTATCCACATATTCAGTGAACGGAGTGCTGCACATTTGGCTGCTGTCAGTGCTTATTACCATGACATGTATGGTCATTCTCTGAAGAAG GCAATAAAGAATGAAACATCTGGACTGTTTGAACTTGCACTTTTGACAATTGTCCAATGTGCCATTCATCCTGGAAAGTACTTTGCTAAG GTTTTGCACAAGGCAATGAAAGGTTTGGGGACTGATGATTCCACACTGATAAGAGTGATTGTGACAAGGACAGAGGTTGACATGCAGTATATCAAAGCAGAATATTCAAAGAAACACAAGAAGACTCTGAATGATGCAGTTCACTCAGAAACATCTGGTCACTACAGAGCTTTTCTTCTCTCACTTTTAGGCCCTAATATCTAG